TCCTCGAGTGCGTTGAGCGGCGCCGGCTCGTCGCCCTCGTCTTCACGAAGTCGCTGCGTTACCTCACGCAGGATCTCGCGCAAGGTCGCGGGCACCTCGTCCTCCTGTACATCCACGTCGACGACGCCGATGTCTGCGACCTGCAGCAACGAGACGATCGTGTCGAACGTGACGTCTCGCTCCAGGAGGGACCGAGGGAGGGCTGCGAGGCGCCGCTCACGGTCCTCGTCCCTCACCGATAGCGAGTCGAAGGACCGTACGAGATTACGGGCGATCGGGCCGAGCTGCGGGTGCTCGAGCAGAAGTGCACGGCTCAGCGCCAGTTCGCGTCGGGTGATCGCCCCGAGCGGGCGGACTGAGCCATGAGTCCTGAGAGTTCCGTCGCCGGATACACGCTCGAGGAGGGTCCGCCACCGGGTCCCGGGGATGTCCCGGAGCCACTCGCGTACCACTCCGGTGTCGTCTACCTCGAAGCCGTATTCATGGCGTCGATCCGCATGCACGAAGTCGAGTCGGTATGTGCTCACCTTCTCGGGAGACTCGTCGTCGAGAGCGAACGGCACTCTCGGCATCGTGCGTGAAGCCTGCCAGATGGTTGCGGAGGAGTGGATCGCGGTGAATGTATACGTCAGGGCATCGAGGATCGCGGACTTGCCGGTGGCGTTCGCACCGAAGACCCCGGCGAGCGGATAGACATGGCTACGCCAGTCCTCACCCGCTCGCGGACGCAGCGTGCGCAGTGTCGGGCGTGTCAAGTCGATCGTCAGTTCGTCGCGGAGGCTACGGTGGTTCTGCACGGTGAAGCTGAGCAGCATCATGACGGCATCCTACCTGCTGAGCTGTTGAGTCTGAACAATTTTTGTTCAGGAGGGTTAGCTTAGTCGATCGCTGCGCTAGGAAGCTTCGCGCTTGCTCGACATCGAGCTTCGAGCAGCGGATTCGACCGCCGTGTGACCGGTGGGTCCAATCCACCGTCCGTGCAGGTGTGGGATCTGTAGGTGGCGTGGGTGGGCATGTAGCGGGCCGCCGCCGCACGCATCGGTACGATCTATGCAAACGACCCGGCCCTCATTCGATCCAAGGAGCAGCACAGTGCCCGATTCCCTGACCGTCGACGGCAACCCGACCCCACCGGTCGACGGCACGACCGGAACGGCGCTGACCGGAACGGCCCTGTACGAGTCCGACCGCGAGGTCGTCGCGATGCGGGTCAACGGCGAGCTGCGCGACCTGTTCGTACCGCTCGAGCCGGGCGACGTCGTCGAGAAGATCGTGATCGACTCGCCCGACGGCCTGGCGATCCTGCGCCACTCGGCCGCACACGTGCTCGCCCAGGCGGTGCAGCAGGTCAACCCCGACGCCAAGCTCGGCATCGGCCCGCCGATCACCGACGGCTTCTACTACGACTTCGACGTCGACGAGCCGTTCACCCCCGACGATCTCAAGGCGCTCGAGAAGGCGATGATGCGCATCGTCAAGGAGGGGCAGACCTTCGCGCGCCGCGTGGTCACCGACGAGGAGGCGCGCGCCGAGCTCGCCGGCGAGCCGTACAAGCTCGAGCTCATCGGGCTCAAGGGCGGCGGCGACGCCGAGCAGGCGGCCGAGGGCGCCTCGGTCGAGGTCGGCGGCGCCGAGCTGACGATCTACGACAACCTGCGCCGCGGCGGCGACCTCGCCTGGAAGGACCTGTGCCGCGGCCCGCACCTGCCCTCCACCCGCCTCCTCGGCAACGGCTTCTCGCTCATGCGCAGCGCCGCGGCGTACTGGCGGGGCAGTGAGAAGAACCCGCAGCTCCAGCGGGTCTACGGCACGGCCTGGCCGACCAAGGACGAGCTGACCGCCTATAAGGAACGCCTCGCCGAGGCCGAGCGCCGCGACCACCGCAAGCTCGGCGCCGAACTCGACCTGTTCTCCTTCCCCGACGAGGTCGGCTCCGGCCTGCCGATCTTCCACCCCAAGGGCGCGATGATCCGGATGGAGATGGAGGACTACTCCCGCCGCCGCCACGTCGAGTCCGGCTACTCCTTCGTCAACACCCCGCACATCACCAAGGCGAAGCTGTTCGAGACCTCCCGCCACCTCGACTGGTACTCCGAGGGCATGTACCCCCCGATGCACGTCGACGAGGTGACCGACGCGGACGGCGCGGTGACCAAGGCCGGCCAGGACTACTACCTCAAGCCGATGAACTGCCCGATGCACAACCTCGTGTACAGCTCCCGGGGCCGCTCCTACCGCGAACTGCCGCTGCGGCTGTTCGAGTTCGGGCACGTGTACCGGTACGAGAAGTCCGGGGTCGTGCACGGGCTCACCCGGGCGCGCGGATTCACCCAGGACGACGCCCACATCTACTGCACCCGCGAGCAACTGCACGAGGAGCTCGCCTCGCTGCTCACCTTCGTGCTCGACCTCCTCAAGGACTACGGCCTCGAGGACTTCTACCTCGAGCTCTCCACCCGCGACCCCGAGAAGTCCGTCGGCGACGAGGCCACCTGGGAGGAGGCGACCCAGACCCTCGCGGACGTGGCCCGGGCCTCGGGCCTCGAGCTCGTTCCCGACCCGGGCGGCGCCGCGTTCTACGGGCCGAAGATCTCGGTGCAGGCCAAGGACGCGATCGGGCGCACCTGGCAGCTGTCGACGATCCAGCTCGACTTCTTCGAGCCGGAGCTCTTCGACCTCGAGTACCAGGCCTCCGACGGCTCCCGGCAGCGGCCCGTCATGATCCACCGTGCCCTGTTCGGCTCGATCGAACGCTTCTTCGGCGTGCTGCTCGAGCACTACGCCGGCGTGTTCCCGCCGTGGCTGGCGCCCGTGCAGGTCGTGTGCGTGCCCGTGGCCGACGTGTTCACCGACTACCTCGACGAGGTCGCGGCGAAGCTGCGGGCGGCGGGCGTGCGGGTCGAGGTGGACACGAGCGACGACCGCTTCAACAAGAAGATCCGTACCGCCACGAAGGCGAAGGTCCCCTTCACCCTGATCGCCGGGGGAGAGGACGCCGAGGCCGGCGCCGTCTCCTTCCGCTACCGCGACGGCAGCCAGCGCAACGGCGTGCCCGTCGACGAGGCGATCGCGCTCGTCACCGAGGCGATCCGCACGAAGGCGCAGGTGTGAGCAGCCCCGACGCCGCCGGCGACCCGAGCCCCGAGGGCCCGCGCGCGAGCGGCCCACTCGAGGCGGCCGCCGACTTCCCCCGCATCGAGGACGGGGTGGACCGGCTGTGGACCCCACACCGGCTCGTCTACATCGACGGCGAGGCGAAGGTCACCTCGACGGCGCCCGCCGACTGCCCCTTCTGCCTCGCGCCCCGGCGGGAGGACGCCGACGCGCTCATCGTCGCCCGCGGCAGCACGTGCTACGTCATCCTCAACCTGTTCCCGTACAACCCCGGACACCTGCTCGTGTGCCCGTATCGGCACGTGGGCGACTACACGGACCTGACCCGCGAGGAGCGGTACGAGTCGGCCGACCTCGTGGCCCGGTCCATGACCGTGCTGCGCACGGCCAAGGCGCCGTCCGGCTTCAACCTCGGCATGAATCAGGGCGCCGGGGCCGGGGCGGGCGTGGCGGCGCACGCTCATCAGCACGTCGTTCCGCGATGGGACGGCGACGCGAACTTCCTGCCGGTCATCGGCCGCACGAAGGCCCTGCCGGAACTGCTCGCCGACACCCGCGACCAACTGGCGAGGGCCTGGGACCTCGTGTCGGAGCGGGAGGCCGGGGCCGAGACCGGGGGCGAGGGGCATGGTCCTCGGTAATCACGGACGCGGCGTGCAGGCCGCGCTGTTCACGCCGTTCGCCCGCCTCCTGCTGTCGCTGCGAGTGAGCCCCAACGCGGTGACGATTGCCGGCACCGTGTTCACCTCCGGGCTGGCCCTGTGGCTCCTGCCCACGGGCCACCTCGTGCTCGGCGCCCTGCTGCTCGGGTTCCTGGCGCTGGCCGACTCGGTCGACGGGGTCATGGCACGCCTGACGGGTCGGGACGGCCCGTACGGGGCGTTCCTCGACTCCACCCTCGACCGCGTGACCGACGCGGCCATCTTCGCCGGTGTGCTCTTCTGGTTCGTCGCGCACACGGATGGGGCCTGGCAGGTCGCGGGCATGGTGTCCGCGACGGCGTGCCTCGCCCTCGGATCGCTCGTCTCCTATGCCCGGGCGAAGGCGGAGGCGCTCGGGGTCCGTGCCTCCGTGGGCATCGCCGAGCGGGCCGATCGAATCATCGTCGTGCTCGCCGCCGTGTTCCTGACCGGGCTCGGGGTGCCGTCCGCCGTGCTCGCCCTCGCCCTCGCGCTGCTCGCCGTGGCCTCGCTCGTCACCGTACTGCAGCGGATGGCGGCCGTCTCCCGCCAGTTGCGGACCATCCATGGCTGACGCCGGCGCCCTGTTCGCCCTCGCCTGGCGAGTCGTCCCCCGCCTGCCCGCCGGCCTCACCCGGCGCGCCTTCGAGCTCGGCGGCGTGCTCGCGCACGCGGCCCGGATCGCAGGGGTGCGCCGGCTCGAGGCGAACTTGGCCCGCGTGGCCGACGTGCCGGACGCCGCGGCGCTGCGGCGGCTCTCCCGCCGCGCGATGCGCTCCTATATGCGCTACTACAGCGAACTGTTCCAGCTGCGTACGGTCACCCGGGACCAGCTCCGGGCGCGGGTGCGGACCATCGGGCTGCGGGACTACCGCGAGCAGGTGACCGAGCACATGGTGATCGGAGCCCTCCCGCACATGGGGAACTGGGATCTCGCGGGGGCGTGGTCCGGGCAGCACTTCGCTCACGTGACCACCGTCGCCGAGACCCTCGAACCCGAGTCGCTCTTCCGAGAGTTCCTCGACCTGCGCGAGGGACTGGGCATGACGATCTTCCCCTACCGCAAGGGGACCGGGGTGTTCCGGCAGCTGCTCGGCGAGGCCCGCACCCGCCCCGGATTCATGCCCATGCTCGCGGACCGGGACCTGGGCCGGGACGGCGTCGTCGTCCGGGTGAACGGGCACCCCATGCGGGTGGCGCCGGGGGCGGCCGCCGTGGCGCTCGCCACCAAACAGCCGTTCATCGGGGTGTTCATCCACTACGAGCGGCTGCGGGGCGCCCGCCGGCGCGCCGCCGGGAGCCCTTGGGGGATCGCGATCGAGTTCACCGCGCCGATCGAGCCGCCGGCGGGAGCCGGATCCCGCGAGGCCGTGGCCGCCATGATGCAGACCTGGGCGGATCACCTGACCCGCGCCCTCGCGGAT
The window above is part of the Pseudactinotalea sp. HY158 genome. Proteins encoded here:
- a CDS encoding ATP/GTP-binding protein; protein product: MMLLSFTVQNHRSLRDELTIDLTRPTLRTLRPRAGEDWRSHVYPLAGVFGANATGKSAILDALTYTFTAIHSSATIWQASRTMPRVPFALDDESPEKVSTYRLDFVHADRRHEYGFEVDDTGVVREWLRDIPGTRWRTLLERVSGDGTLRTHGSVRPLGAITRRELALSRALLLEHPQLGPIARNLVRSFDSLSVRDEDRERRLAALPRSLLERDVTFDTIVSLLQVADIGVVDVDVQEDEVPATLREILREVTQRLREDEGDEPAPLNALEDDESDAVVRSLVFTHQGTASEQRRFSIGDESDGTIAWLAIIVPALEILRRGGVFCVDEIDSSLHPHLVDVLLGAFSDPEINTKGAQLLFTSHDTYILSPLSQVDLEPEQVWFTEKTRDGATELSCLADFPRNKGANVARRYLLGRYGGTPRLAPSVLTALIRFKDA
- the thrS gene encoding threonine--tRNA ligase; translated protein: MQTTRPSFDPRSSTVPDSLTVDGNPTPPVDGTTGTALTGTALYESDREVVAMRVNGELRDLFVPLEPGDVVEKIVIDSPDGLAILRHSAAHVLAQAVQQVNPDAKLGIGPPITDGFYYDFDVDEPFTPDDLKALEKAMMRIVKEGQTFARRVVTDEEARAELAGEPYKLELIGLKGGGDAEQAAEGASVEVGGAELTIYDNLRRGGDLAWKDLCRGPHLPSTRLLGNGFSLMRSAAAYWRGSEKNPQLQRVYGTAWPTKDELTAYKERLAEAERRDHRKLGAELDLFSFPDEVGSGLPIFHPKGAMIRMEMEDYSRRRHVESGYSFVNTPHITKAKLFETSRHLDWYSEGMYPPMHVDEVTDADGAVTKAGQDYYLKPMNCPMHNLVYSSRGRSYRELPLRLFEFGHVYRYEKSGVVHGLTRARGFTQDDAHIYCTREQLHEELASLLTFVLDLLKDYGLEDFYLELSTRDPEKSVGDEATWEEATQTLADVARASGLELVPDPGGAAFYGPKISVQAKDAIGRTWQLSTIQLDFFEPELFDLEYQASDGSRQRPVMIHRALFGSIERFFGVLLEHYAGVFPPWLAPVQVVCVPVADVFTDYLDEVAAKLRAAGVRVEVDTSDDRFNKKIRTATKAKVPFTLIAGGEDAEAGAVSFRYRDGSQRNGVPVDEAIALVTEAIRTKAQV
- a CDS encoding HIT domain-containing protein produces the protein MSSPDAAGDPSPEGPRASGPLEAAADFPRIEDGVDRLWTPHRLVYIDGEAKVTSTAPADCPFCLAPRREDADALIVARGSTCYVILNLFPYNPGHLLVCPYRHVGDYTDLTREERYESADLVARSMTVLRTAKAPSGFNLGMNQGAGAGAGVAAHAHQHVVPRWDGDANFLPVIGRTKALPELLADTRDQLARAWDLVSEREAGAETGGEGHGPR
- the pgsA gene encoding phosphatidylinositol phosphate synthase, with translation MVLGNHGRGVQAALFTPFARLLLSLRVSPNAVTIAGTVFTSGLALWLLPTGHLVLGALLLGFLALADSVDGVMARLTGRDGPYGAFLDSTLDRVTDAAIFAGVLFWFVAHTDGAWQVAGMVSATACLALGSLVSYARAKAEALGVRASVGIAERADRIIVVLAAVFLTGLGVPSAVLALALALLAVASLVTVLQRMAAVSRQLRTIHG
- a CDS encoding phosphatidylinositol mannoside acyltransferase, producing the protein MADAGALFALAWRVVPRLPAGLTRRAFELGGVLAHAARIAGVRRLEANLARVADVPDAAALRRLSRRAMRSYMRYYSELFQLRTVTRDQLRARVRTIGLRDYREQVTEHMVIGALPHMGNWDLAGAWSGQHFAHVTTVAETLEPESLFREFLDLREGLGMTIFPYRKGTGVFRQLLGEARTRPGFMPMLADRDLGRDGVVVRVNGHPMRVAPGAAAVALATKQPFIGVFIHYERLRGARRRAAGSPWGIAIEFTAPIEPPAGAGSREAVAAMMQTWADHLTRALADHPQDWHMLQKCFLADLDLDRLQGAGGRATPDGSIAGGAD